GTGCGCCACGAGCGCATCGAGCGACGCCTGCGTCGCGGTCGTGGACATGTCCACGCGAATCACGATCGCTGCGCTCAGCACGGATGAGGCAATCGGGCGCAGACGTTCGGCCCGACCATTGACCGCACAGAAATACGTATAGCCCGCTGCACCTGACGGGTTGAACGGGCATGAGCCGGTCACCACGGGTTGCGCCAGGCTGCGGTCGTATACAATCACATCAGCTACATCGCGGTTCGTCACGACTTCGAGCGTGAACTCACGGACCTGCGGTACGGCGTTCCACGCCACCACCGCGCGCTGCGTCGCAAGCGCCACACTCACGCTGCTCGCCGGTATCGGCTCCACGAACACGCGCACCTTGGCGCCTGTGGTCCAGCGGTACAGCAGGCCCCCCGTAAGCTCGGTAGGATCGTATGCGAAATCCGGTCGGACCGCCGTGGGATTGTCGCAGGCGGCGGCGAGCAGGGCGATGCCGATGAGATGCCGGCCGGCGTGGAACCGACAGCGGGATGCGTGTGATCGAGCGCGAGGGCGGAACATTTGTGAAAGCTGTCTGTCAGACGCCGGATCTTCCATAGCCCGTTGCGTCGTTTTCCCGGAACCGACACGTTACAGAGATGGCTCGCACGCGCTCCCCACTGCTCACGCGCTTCCTGTTCCTGTTGGCCTGGTTTCAGGTCATGGGGCCGGCCGTGTCGTCGGTGGCCGACGCCTGGCGACTCGACAAGCGCGAAGCGTACGTGCACATGGAGTCGGAGACGGGACCCGGCTGCGTGCTCGTGCATGGGCACGACTGTCTCCTGTGCAGTGTGGCGACCGGCCCGAACGGCACGTCAACGAGCGCGCCGCGCACCCCCATCGTTACCGCGCGCGTCATCGCGCCCGTCAGCCTCGAAGCCCCGCGTCGCGAGGGTGTCGGTCGCGGCACTGCTTCTCAGCGTGCTCCTCCGATGATGTCGGTCTGAGTTGTCGGCCATGCCACGTGCATGGCCCCGGACCATGCGATCGCGTCATCTACGCGTCGCGCACATCACATTTCTGGAGTTGTCATGCTGCCGAACTTTTCGCGCCGCGACGTCGCCTCGGCGACCGTCGCGCGTCCGGCCGCGGGCCGTCGTATCAGCCCGCGGACCGTCTTCTCGCTGTTCACCCCTCTGGTGGTAGCCGCGCTCGCGATCGCGAGTGTCCCGACGCGCGGTGAGGCTGCCTCGCTGGCGCCGACCGCCGCCTCCGAGGCCGTGGTGAATGGCATCGTCAAAGACACGGCCGGAGCGCCGCTGTCGAACGTTCAGGTCGTGGTCAGCGGCGCGAACCGCAATGCGCTCACCGACGAGCGGGGTCGCTTCGCCATCGAGGGATTGCCGCCGGGCGTGTATCACCTCGACTTCATTCGCATCGGCTACTCCGCCGCGCATGAAGTCGTGACCGTGAGTGCCAGTGGTTCGCCGGTGCAGGTCACCGTGACGATGCGGGTCGCCACGGTACGACTTTCGAGCGTTAACGTGACCGCGACGCCCACCGGCACCGATCCGCTCAACGTCACACAGGCCACGGTGCAGCTGTCGGGCAAGGAACTGCAGCGCGCCCTGAGCACGTCGCTGGGTCAGACGCTCTCGAAGGAGCCCGGCATGTCGACGCGCTTCAACGGACCGATGGCGTCCACGCCGGTCATTCGCGGTCTCACCGGCGAACGCGTGCTGGTGCTACAAGACGGTGAGCGCGCCGGCGATCTGTCGGCCGGCGCCGCCGATCACATGAACGCGGTCGATCCGAGTACCGCCGAACGCATCGAAGTGATTCGCGGTCCGGCCTCGTTGCTGTACGGCAACAACGCCATCGGCGGCGTGGTGAACGTGATTTCGTCGGACATCCCCACCAGCGTTCCTGGTCGCGCGACCGGCTATGTGCTGGGGCAGGGGGAAAGCGTCACGCCCGGCGGTGTCGCGAGCGTGGGCATCACGGTTCCCGTTGGCTCGAAGCTCGCCGTCACGGCACGTGGTGGGTTCCGCCACTTCGAGAACATGCGCGTGGGCGGCGGCGCTTCGCAGCCGAACACGAATGGTGCGACCAATCAGTTTGCGCTCGGTGCCGGCACGGTCGGCGGGCGCGGGTCGGTCGGTGTGGTGTATCGGCAGATGGGGTTCGAGTACGGCCTGCCGCATCCGGCCGGCGACGACCCCATTCGCATCGATGGCGTGCGACGCATGGCGGCGCTGCAATCCACCATCAGCACCGGCTACGCCCCGATCGCCACGCTGCGCGTGGACGGCACCTCGCAGTGGTACTCGCACAACGAGATCGAGCCGGATGGTGCGATCGGCACGCAGTTCACGCTCAACACGCAGACGGTCAACGTCACCGGACGCACCAAGGTCGGCCGGATGAGCGGCGCGGTCGGTGTGCAAGGACTGTTTCGTGAGTACCGCCCAGTCGGTGAAGAAGCGTTCGTTCCCGGCTCCACCAACAACAACGTAGCCGCGTTCGTCTTTCAAGAGCTACCGCTCAGCATGGGTGCGTCGGAAGACCACACCCCGCGCCTGCAGATCGGTGCGCGCTACGATCGCTTCTCGATTTCCACCGATCCCGGCAGCGAAGCGGCACGTTTCGGCGCCGCGCAGTCCCGCGCCTTCGAGAACATGGCGGCGTCGTTGGGGCTGAGCGTGCCGGTGACCACCGACATGTCGCTCACCGCGAACGTGTCGCGCGGCTTCCGAGCGCCGGCGGTGGAAGAGCTGTTCGCCAACGGCTACCACGCCGCGGTGGGCACCTTCGACGTCGGCAATGCCGCCCTCAAGCCGGAGCAGAGCACGGGCTTCGAAGCGGGACTGCGCGCACAGACACCGCGCACCTTCGCGCAGTTCAACACGTACTACAATCTGATCGACAAGTACATCGTACCCAGCGCCACGGGCACGCAGAATGTCGACGGGAACAGCGTACCCCTGGTCAACTTCCTGCAGCGCGACGCGGCGATGTACGGCGTCGAAGGACAACTTGAAACGAAGCTGGTCCATCGTCTCGTGGGCGGTGTGATGGGAGACTACGTCCGCGCCAAGATCCGCAATAGCGACGACAATCTTCCGTACATTCCCGCCGGCCGTCTTGGCGCGTCACTGCGCTACGACAACGGCCGCGTGTCGGCGGGCGGCGACGTGCGCCGTGTATTCGCGCAGGAGAAGGTGAGCGGCGACGACCTCGACGTGACCACCGATGCCTACACGCTGCTCGATCTGAGCGCGACGTGGCTGTTCACGCTCAAGGGAAGCCAGGTGCACTCGGTCACGATGCGCGTGGACAACGCGTTGGACGAGCAGTATCGCGACGCGACCAGCCGCATCAAGAGTTACGCGTACAATCCGGGACGCAACGTGAGTGTGGTGTATAAGCTGCTGTTTTGAACAACGGCAAACTCCCTAGGAAGCAGGGGGGAGGGTATCAGGTAAGAGGGAGGAGCAACGGCGCGCGGTTTACCTCCCTCCTCTGCCCTGATACCCTCCCCCCTGCTTCCTAGGGAGTTTGTATTTCGCCGTTTGCCGTTCGCAGGTCACCCCGCCGCGTACCCCCGCAATAACCGCAGCATCCGTCCATCCGTCTCCGCCGGCGTGTCGCCCTTTGGCGTCTCGATCACCTTCGGAATCTGCGCCATGCGCTCGTCGGTCATGATGCGACGGAAGGCCTGTTCGCCGATCGTGCCTTCGGCAATCAACTCGTGTCGGTCGAGATGCGAGCCCAGCTTGGCCTTCGAGTCGTTCAGGTGCAGGCAGCCGAGCGTGTCGAAGCCCAGCAGGTCGCCGAACTTCGCGAACACGCCGTCGTAGTCGGTGACCAGGTCGTAGCCGGCAG
This region of Gemmatimonas groenlandica genomic DNA includes:
- a CDS encoding TonB-dependent receptor → MLPNFSRRDVASATVARPAAGRRISPRTVFSLFTPLVVAALAIASVPTRGEAASLAPTAASEAVVNGIVKDTAGAPLSNVQVVVSGANRNALTDERGRFAIEGLPPGVYHLDFIRIGYSAAHEVVTVSASGSPVQVTVTMRVATVRLSSVNVTATPTGTDPLNVTQATVQLSGKELQRALSTSLGQTLSKEPGMSTRFNGPMASTPVIRGLTGERVLVLQDGERAGDLSAGAADHMNAVDPSTAERIEVIRGPASLLYGNNAIGGVVNVISSDIPTSVPGRATGYVLGQGESVTPGGVASVGITVPVGSKLAVTARGGFRHFENMRVGGGASQPNTNGATNQFALGAGTVGGRGSVGVVYRQMGFEYGLPHPAGDDPIRIDGVRRMAALQSTISTGYAPIATLRVDGTSQWYSHNEIEPDGAIGTQFTLNTQTVNVTGRTKVGRMSGAVGVQGLFREYRPVGEEAFVPGSTNNNVAAFVFQELPLSMGASEDHTPRLQIGARYDRFSISTDPGSEAARFGAAQSRAFENMAASLGLSVPVTTDMSLTANVSRGFRAPAVEELFANGYHAAVGTFDVGNAALKPEQSTGFEAGLRAQTPRTFAQFNTYYNLIDKYIVPSATGTQNVDGNSVPLVNFLQRDAAMYGVEGQLETKLVHRLVGGVMGDYVRAKIRNSDDNLPYIPAGRLGASLRYDNGRVSAGGDVRRVFAQEKVSGDDLDVTTDAYTLLDLSATWLFTLKGSQVHSVTMRVDNALDEQYRDATSRIKSYAYNPGRNVSVVYKLLF